One genomic region from Bradyrhizobium septentrionale encodes:
- a CDS encoding TauD/TfdA family dioxygenase, protein MQANPTPIDQLNLAGRVLQDGWFKSTVTEVGHDMHSAPETIAMLLGKPITGRAGQKIEPLMPTEPARANAKSLSVVHGLGSFPMHTDGAHRLQPPRFVVLVCASPGRSPVPTTLMRFRDLQIGTSERAQLETAPFLVRNGRRSFYSTICSRSRPFIRFDAGCMVPQSSESETSVKLIAHRANEVGFTPVHWRTGDVLVIDNWNVLHGRGLGVSEASSDRKLLRVSVQ, encoded by the coding sequence ATGCAGGCCAATCCCACACCCATCGATCAGCTCAATCTTGCCGGCCGAGTTTTGCAGGACGGTTGGTTCAAATCAACCGTGACCGAGGTGGGCCACGATATGCACTCGGCGCCGGAAACTATCGCGATGCTACTCGGTAAGCCGATAACCGGCCGCGCCGGGCAGAAGATCGAGCCATTGATGCCGACAGAGCCAGCTAGGGCGAACGCGAAATCCCTGAGCGTGGTGCACGGTCTCGGATCATTCCCAATGCACACGGACGGCGCGCACCGGCTCCAGCCGCCCCGGTTCGTGGTGCTGGTGTGTGCTTCACCAGGCAGGTCCCCGGTCCCCACGACCTTGATGCGGTTTCGCGACTTGCAGATCGGCACATCAGAGCGAGCGCAGCTTGAAACGGCGCCCTTCCTCGTACGAAACGGCAGACGGTCATTCTATTCAACCATTTGCAGCCGATCTCGTCCCTTCATCCGGTTTGACGCGGGCTGCATGGTGCCGCAGAGCTCCGAAAGTGAGACGAGTGTCAAGCTGATCGCACATCGTGCGAATGAGGTTGGCTTCACCCCTGTGCACTGGCGAACGGGAGATGTTCTCGTCATTGATAACTGGAATGTGCTGCACGGACGCGGTCTCGGGGTGTCTGAAGCATCGTCCGACAGGAAACTTTTGCGGGTGAGCGTCCAATGA
- a CDS encoding DUF6471 domain-containing protein: MVLPKAEEEWGQRASAFLKAEMKKADVTYAELVKRLKKHGLKDETEAGITMKLKRGSFTAIFFLACVAALELEQVVLEEI; the protein is encoded by the coding sequence ATGGTCCTACCCAAGGCGGAAGAGGAATGGGGCCAGCGTGCGAGCGCCTTCCTCAAGGCGGAAATGAAGAAAGCGGACGTGACCTATGCTGAGTTGGTCAAGCGGCTGAAAAAGCACGGCCTGAAAGACGAGACCGAAGCCGGGATCACCATGAAGCTGAAACGGGGATCGTTTACGGCGATCTTCTTTCTTGCGTGCGTTGCTGCGCTGGAGCTTGAACAGGTGGTCTTGGAGGAAATCTAG
- a CDS encoding transposase: MGLDSKKDVHLAGSPLGPVSRLEVLEGPSGRRVRSEAERARIVAESLLPGAQVSEVSEVARKHGATRWQIYDWRPRFRQRGMLAPCEVSQSTFAPLVVESSTTNARHENISGRAPS, from the coding sequence ATGGGATTGGACAGCAAAAAGGACGTCCATTTGGCCGGCTCACCGTTAGGGCCGGTGAGCCGGCTGGAGGTCCTCGAAGGACCGTCGGGGCGCCGTGTGCGTTCGGAGGCTGAGAGAGCCCGGATCGTCGCCGAGAGTCTGCTACCCGGTGCCCAGGTGTCCGAGGTGTCCGAGGTGGCGCGCAAGCACGGAGCGACGCGCTGGCAGATTTACGATTGGCGACCACGCTTTCGACAGCGAGGCATGTTGGCGCCGTGCGAGGTATCGCAGTCGACATTCGCACCGCTGGTCGTGGAAAGCTCTACAACAAATGCCCGTCACGAAAACATATCTGGACGGGCTCCTAGCTAG
- a CDS encoding ParA family protein, with translation MNVISFVNQKGGTGKSMLAINLAVAAQESGENVCLIDLDPQGTIVNWYDTRTAETPNVVNHEQMPNLTEALERLGQGGFTLVIIDTKGEDSHATRGAMLAADLCLIPIRPAGPDLHASRPTMEALRSMKRDFALIINQATPNKAAKITAAIMASLAHDGPVVPQAVAARMDHQYAYALGQGASEYEPGGKAAEEIKELWAWCRKRLGKQQGDATSEQAKRRA, from the coding sequence ATGAACGTCATCAGCTTTGTCAATCAGAAGGGCGGCACCGGCAAAAGCATGCTCGCCATAAACTTGGCCGTAGCGGCGCAAGAATCCGGCGAAAATGTCTGCCTGATCGACCTCGATCCCCAGGGGACGATCGTCAACTGGTACGACACCAGGACGGCCGAAACCCCGAATGTGGTCAACCATGAGCAGATGCCGAACCTAACCGAAGCCCTGGAGCGGCTAGGGCAGGGGGGCTTTACCCTAGTGATCATCGACACTAAGGGCGAGGACAGCCACGCCACGCGCGGCGCCATGTTGGCGGCCGACCTTTGCCTGATCCCGATCCGCCCGGCAGGCCCCGACCTGCACGCTTCCCGGCCGACCATGGAAGCCCTGCGCAGCATGAAGCGCGACTTTGCCCTGATCATCAACCAGGCCACGCCCAACAAGGCCGCCAAGATCACGGCCGCGATCATGGCCAGCCTGGCGCATGACGGCCCCGTAGTGCCGCAGGCCGTGGCTGCCCGCATGGATCACCAATACGCCTACGCGCTAGGGCAGGGCGCCAGCGAATACGAACCAGGCGGCAAGGCCGCCGAGGAAATCAAAGAGCTTTGGGCGTGGTGCCGTAAGCGCCTGGGGAAACAACAAGGAGATGCGACCAGTGAACAAGCGAAACGACGCGCTTAG
- a CDS encoding replication protein RepA, which yields MADSEPTNALTLVAVDGIRDADLLASVEKARGSIAYESSLRVYQSIQRERDAKAAHEGEKQTRLASMPREQRRRYGIREVFENSTPTAADVRHLHSVIAICGMPYERQPVDVREFERVQGNMALDLSAGYLRNAEGKKIVQPLPFGPKARLVMMHLCSEGIRQKSPTIDIAESLTGFVRDMGFSDSGGKKGPLTAFKEQINALAACTMKVSVWDGVRARTKSVTPFDEVDVWLAPHPDQRSLWPSTVTFNDTFFESLQRHALPVNSQAVRAFAGSARKLDLYFWLGYKLYNITKPLNISWNALGEQFGQGFGRQRDFRSRMALELAHIKEVFPKLPVKLDENGIRLEPAGPDVLALPAVRSRKK from the coding sequence GTGGCTGATTCGGAACCGACCAACGCCCTAACGCTCGTCGCCGTGGACGGCATCCGCGACGCCGACCTGTTGGCGAGCGTGGAAAAGGCGCGGGGCTCGATCGCCTACGAGTCATCCCTGCGGGTCTATCAAAGCATCCAGCGAGAGCGCGACGCCAAGGCTGCTCACGAGGGTGAGAAGCAAACCCGGCTGGCGAGCATGCCGCGCGAACAGCGGCGACGCTACGGGATCAGAGAAGTTTTTGAAAATTCGACGCCCACGGCCGCCGATGTGCGGCACCTGCACAGCGTGATTGCGATCTGCGGCATGCCTTATGAGCGGCAGCCAGTGGACGTGCGCGAGTTCGAGCGCGTCCAAGGCAACATGGCCCTCGATCTATCGGCTGGGTATCTCCGCAACGCGGAAGGCAAAAAGATCGTGCAGCCGCTGCCGTTCGGCCCCAAGGCTCGGCTTGTGATGATGCACCTGTGTTCCGAGGGTATCAGGCAGAAATCGCCAACCATCGACATTGCCGAGAGCCTGACCGGCTTCGTGCGCGATATGGGCTTTTCAGACAGCGGCGGCAAAAAGGGGCCGCTGACGGCATTCAAGGAACAGATAAACGCGCTGGCGGCCTGCACTATGAAAGTAAGCGTGTGGGACGGCGTGCGGGCGCGCACAAAATCGGTGACGCCATTCGATGAGGTTGACGTGTGGCTGGCTCCGCATCCTGACCAGCGCTCGTTGTGGCCTAGCACTGTGACCTTCAACGATACGTTTTTTGAGAGCCTGCAACGCCACGCACTGCCGGTGAATAGCCAGGCGGTGAGGGCCTTCGCTGGCTCCGCGCGCAAACTCGATTTGTATTTTTGGCTTGGTTACAAGCTCTACAACATTACCAAGCCGCTCAACATCAGCTGGAACGCCCTGGGCGAGCAATTCGGGCAGGGGTTCGGACGGCAACGCGATTTCCGATCGCGCATGGCCCTGGAGCTGGCGCACATCAAGGAAGTGTTCCCGAAGCTGCCGGTCAAGCTCGACGAAAACGGCATTCGGCTTGAGCCTGCCGGGCCTGACGTGCTGGCGTTGCCAGCGGTACGCTCCCGCAAAAAATAG
- a CDS encoding WGR domain-containing protein has protein sequence MTAVNLVRIDADKKMARFYKLDVQPTLFGEWAVIREWGRIGRGGTVRSTPYGTASDRQWRKKITRHEPSHVRLWQARHPPRYAAYLIPSSPTFPHSSCFPSQLLLAAIGSARSVLNNSTGRGSGVSIPSLQIHFSKTSVQRFGRF, from the coding sequence GTGACTGCGGTCAACCTGGTGCGCATCGACGCCGACAAGAAGATGGCGCGGTTTTACAAACTCGACGTACAGCCCACCTTGTTCGGCGAATGGGCCGTGATCCGCGAATGGGGTCGGATCGGCAGAGGCGGCACCGTGCGATCGACGCCCTATGGCACTGCCAGCGATCGGCAGTGGCGTAAGAAAATTACCAGACACGAACCATCCCATGTGAGGCTCTGGCAGGCTCGACACCCGCCTCGATACGCCGCCTATCTCATTCCGTCATCACCCACTTTCCCGCATAGTTCCTGCTTCCCTTCCCAGCTTCTTTTGGCTGCCATCGGTTCAGCCCGTAGTGTGCTGAACAACAGCACTGGTCGAGGCAGTGGTGTTTCGATCCCTTCCCTTCAAATCCATTTTTCAAAAACCTCTGTTCAGAGATTCGGTAGGTTTTAA
- a CDS encoding recombinase family protein has product MSKSSAQNRLIGYARVSTTGQTLDAQLAQLKAAGCAVIFKDTASGARVDRKELQRMLGKLEPGDVVTVTRIDRLARSLFDLFAIVQRINQGGAVFRSIAEPWADTGTSTGRMMLAVMAGMADVERDLIRTRTAEGRARATARGQHMGRPPKLTPEQKREALARREAGEPPAEIARSYNVNRMTITRLTA; this is encoded by the coding sequence ATGAGCAAAAGTAGCGCCCAAAATCGCCTGATTGGATATGCCCGCGTCAGCACGACCGGGCAGACCCTCGACGCGCAGCTGGCCCAGTTGAAAGCCGCAGGCTGCGCCGTGATCTTCAAGGACACCGCCAGCGGCGCCCGCGTCGATCGCAAAGAGCTGCAGCGCATGCTCGGCAAGCTGGAGCCCGGCGACGTGGTGACGGTCACACGCATCGACCGCCTGGCGCGGTCGCTGTTCGACCTGTTCGCCATCGTCCAGCGCATCAACCAGGGCGGCGCCGTGTTTCGCTCGATCGCCGAACCTTGGGCCGACACCGGCACCAGCACGGGCCGCATGATGTTGGCCGTGATGGCTGGCATGGCTGACGTGGAGCGCGACCTGATCCGCACCCGGACAGCCGAAGGCCGCGCCAGGGCGACGGCGCGGGGCCAGCATATGGGCCGCCCCCCTAAACTCACCCCCGAGCAGAAGCGCGAGGCTCTGGCTCGCCGCGAAGCCGGAGAACCCCCCGCCGAGATCGCCCGAAGCTACAACGTCAACCGCATGACCATCACGAGGCTAACGGCGTGA